In the genome of Croceimicrobium hydrocarbonivorans, one region contains:
- a CDS encoding SpoIIAA family protein: MIQIEENIDKIYMVATGKLDDTDYDKMLPLLWQKIEQHEQISWYFEMQDFEGWSASALWRDAKFDLKNKEHLKKVAIVGQKKWHELMTDIMKPFTDADIRYFDEEEAEEAREWINSK, encoded by the coding sequence ATGATACAGATAGAAGAAAATATAGACAAAATTTACATGGTTGCTACAGGCAAACTTGATGATACCGATTACGATAAAATGTTACCACTACTGTGGCAGAAAATTGAGCAGCACGAACAAATTAGCTGGTACTTTGAGATGCAGGATTTTGAAGGCTGGTCAGCAAGCGCTCTTTGGCGCGATGCGAAGTTTGATCTTAAAAATAAGGAGCATCTTAAAAAAGTAGCCATTGTTGGCCAAAAGAAGTGGCACGAACTCATGACAGATATCATGAAACCTTTTACCGATGCAGACATCCGGTATTTTGATGAGGAAGAAGCTGAGGAGGCGAGGGAGTGGATTAATAGCAAGTAA
- a CDS encoding cation diffusion facilitator family transporter, translated as MEKERGKYLRKARKVQVYNVIYDTIEVVVSLIAGFSSGSAALIGWGLDSIIEVVSASTLWWRLNGEVKGISEKRVRKRERATLYVIAISFLLVSAFITYDSISKLIAQNPPSWSTAGIVILVISLVVNPILIWYKYRYGKKLDSKELIADSKDTFVCLYQTIAVLGGLLAVRYLDWWWADPVAAFLIVPYALKEGWEAFQNGRKIDV; from the coding sequence ATGGAAAAGGAAAGAGGAAAATATCTTAGAAAGGCCCGTAAAGTACAGGTTTACAATGTCATTTACGACACCATTGAAGTAGTTGTATCTCTCATTGCAGGTTTCTCTTCCGGCAGTGCAGCTTTGATCGGTTGGGGCCTCGATAGCATAATTGAAGTAGTGTCGGCAAGTACCTTGTGGTGGCGGCTTAATGGTGAAGTGAAAGGCATCAGTGAAAAGCGCGTTCGAAAAAGGGAAAGAGCCACTCTCTATGTTATCGCCATTTCATTTTTACTGGTAAGCGCCTTTATTACCTATGATTCTATTTCAAAGCTGATAGCTCAAAACCCTCCTTCCTGGAGTACAGCCGGAATTGTAATACTCGTGATTTCTCTCGTGGTAAATCCGATCCTGATTTGGTACAAATACCGCTATGGCAAAAAGCTGGACAGCAAGGAGCTAATTGCAGATTCCAAGGATACCTTTGTATGCCTTTATCAGACCATTGCAGTCTTAGGGGGTCTGCTTGCTGTTCGTTATCTGGATTGGTGGTGGGCCGATCCTGTTGCAGCATTTCTGATCGTGCCCTATGCTCTTAAAGAGGGTTGGGAAGCTTTTCAGAACGGAAGAAAGATTGATGTTTAG
- a CDS encoding DUF3703 domain-containing protein encodes MKFNTIKPSRLQPYFEQELRVYRAALEKDQFRIAWRHLERAHIIGQSCPWEHSYLHWKMLLFGIRIKSAKEVIGQIPRLLVGGVKSFVGKIPVGNTGGAKVPPLKSMEIPPDIQQLINSVK; translated from the coding sequence ATGAAATTCAACACTATTAAGCCTTCCAGGTTGCAGCCATACTTCGAGCAGGAGCTTAGAGTATATCGGGCAGCTCTGGAAAAGGATCAATTTAGAATTGCCTGGAGACATCTTGAAAGGGCACATATAATCGGCCAGTCTTGCCCCTGGGAACACAGCTATTTGCATTGGAAGATGCTTCTCTTTGGTATCAGAATTAAAAGTGCCAAAGAGGTGATCGGTCAAATACCACGGTTACTGGTAGGTGGGGTAAAGTCTTTTGTTGGGAAAATTCCTGTAGGTAATACAGGAGGAGCCAAGGTTCCACCTCTAAAATCAATGGAAATACCTCCGGATATTCAACAATTAATTAACAGTGTGAAATGA
- a CDS encoding SNF2-related protein translates to MSYLNGISSASGLGSLNGYTAARLAAQSETLKKLLTEDPKLDGLGRITSSKVMPFSEVVKRYNKGISKNEIQAWVWYKRSVGVPMHGWEAYFLKEGEATKEVKVKSATLLYDERMAEIRMAYPGEVLGKWIRDEESKAGTNYYIVRSGSGLFKVKSDDCSLIKGEATSNQKELNRLVEEGALFYHGGELLPLPIYTFGNMYDRELQLEADKAFIIETWGEAIYQKHLKEISEAKPQLMTVTNPDEKERPIITAISDFASSKDTFNITQVREEYMDVESASEFKKVNGRIARKNAKESINLQFDGERKYTLQHVFIKWLYTLQETDFVKSSAIDISDYYLLNRPLRDDRLSKEEKAELKANAREEGEKLFSKFLHEVLTFEDQQRLDYSWNRLYNAQADIMHHKVPVGFECSRKFKSGVLQITDIQREGVAFMEAMGSGINAFDVGVGKTMTAITNLAHALYSGKCSRPLIVVPKPTYKKWIAELIGYTDKKSGEFVPGVLSYTVVQLNDWYNLGTQVVKGLNLSKPVPKKSITIVTYEGFKRLGFGQDVSESLFTELVNILGQSSEKSERDKEIKYQKFREMIGVGLKNTVADVDALAFDYVVIDEAHRCKNVFASVKADEDNGKRYSIQSAVSETGQKAFLILNYIQRKYGRNTMLLTATPFTNSPLEIYSMLSLVGYESLVSSGIYNIDTFFDLFVLPTIEWTANYKEEIVEKEVIKSFTNRRVLQKLIYNHILYKTGEEAGVKRPKKINLPMIYNLLEDKPEQRLPVKDQALTYINMTPFQRENQNKIVSLAKKSTEGKLDMGNLFRALAYSLDNALSPYLLGGQPEDYREFVKNSPKIAYVMECIASVKDYHKKRGEEVSGQVIYMNRGKQFFPMIKEYLEEELGFKRGVTYSKVKVDEVEIISSDINDTRKENVKEAFLEGVVKVIIGTATIREGIDLQKRGTVIYNCYPEWNPTDIRQLEGRIWRQGNQFEYVRVVMPLIQDSMDVFVFQKLEEKTARINDIWFRGDRGNVLDLESLDPQEVKLALITDIDRLVRMFFDQEKEELQRQWKRIRHSISLIEEIKRDIQYYRSYREKSIEALRAFLASLKNSHWLSEDQEEKGEASKVRKKAVQLHDDLEELLSATEMGDKEIIAMGRKIDASYSMLGVYFSNKWYLEYLKEYVSKVRKTEKTVLKSKGFSIDSDLDMVLATYTKEQDALTTQADRYKGGKESPRWSELRSEIQEKKSALQVEGKTARERAAEFARLNYLLDYKVELPSRTEPEEEAEFEIIDEEDSTLELEALALELELELLAI, encoded by the coding sequence ATGAGCTACTTAAACGGAATTTCGAGCGCTTCGGGCTTGGGTAGCCTGAATGGATATACCGCTGCAAGATTGGCAGCGCAGTCTGAGACTTTGAAAAAATTGCTGACTGAAGATCCTAAACTGGACGGTTTAGGACGCATCACATCTTCCAAAGTGATGCCCTTTTCGGAGGTAGTGAAACGCTACAACAAAGGCATCTCCAAAAATGAGATCCAAGCCTGGGTATGGTACAAGCGAAGTGTGGGTGTGCCTATGCACGGATGGGAAGCCTATTTTCTAAAGGAAGGTGAAGCCACTAAGGAAGTGAAAGTGAAATCGGCCACGCTACTTTATGACGAGCGTATGGCTGAGATCCGCATGGCTTATCCTGGTGAAGTACTGGGTAAGTGGATCCGTGATGAAGAAAGCAAAGCCGGTACCAATTACTATATCGTTCGTTCGGGCTCCGGGCTTTTTAAAGTCAAATCGGATGACTGTTCCCTTATAAAAGGTGAAGCGACCAGCAATCAAAAGGAGCTTAATCGCCTGGTGGAAGAAGGAGCTCTGTTTTACCACGGTGGCGAACTTTTGCCTTTGCCGATCTACACCTTTGGTAATATGTACGACCGCGAACTCCAACTGGAAGCGGATAAGGCTTTTATTATTGAAACCTGGGGTGAGGCCATTTATCAGAAGCATCTGAAAGAAATCTCGGAGGCCAAACCACAACTAATGACGGTGACCAATCCGGATGAAAAGGAGCGTCCGATAATAACGGCCATCTCAGATTTCGCATCCAGCAAGGACACCTTCAATATCACCCAGGTTCGCGAGGAGTATATGGATGTGGAATCGGCCAGTGAGTTTAAGAAGGTCAACGGACGTATTGCCCGAAAGAATGCCAAGGAATCCATCAACCTCCAGTTTGATGGGGAACGCAAGTACACCTTGCAACACGTTTTTATCAAGTGGCTTTACACCCTCCAGGAAACAGATTTCGTAAAAAGCTCGGCCATTGATATTTCTGACTACTATTTGCTCAATCGTCCGTTGCGGGATGACCGGCTTTCAAAAGAGGAAAAGGCGGAGCTGAAAGCCAATGCCCGTGAAGAAGGCGAAAAGCTTTTTTCCAAGTTCCTGCACGAGGTGTTGACTTTCGAGGATCAGCAGCGACTGGATTATTCTTGGAACCGACTCTACAATGCCCAGGCCGACATTATGCACCACAAGGTACCGGTGGGATTTGAATGTTCCCGGAAATTTAAAAGTGGTGTACTACAGATCACCGATATCCAGCGGGAGGGAGTAGCTTTTATGGAGGCCATGGGATCCGGCATCAATGCTTTTGACGTGGGGGTGGGTAAAACCATGACCGCTATTACCAACCTGGCGCATGCGCTGTACAGTGGTAAATGCTCTCGGCCTCTCATCGTAGTACCCAAACCAACTTACAAGAAATGGATTGCCGAACTCATTGGCTACACGGATAAAAAGTCCGGTGAATTCGTTCCTGGTGTTTTGTCCTATACCGTTGTCCAGCTCAATGACTGGTACAATCTGGGAACTCAGGTAGTCAAAGGGTTGAATCTGAGTAAGCCGGTTCCTAAGAAGTCGATTACCATCGTCACCTATGAAGGTTTCAAGCGTCTGGGCTTTGGTCAGGATGTTTCGGAATCACTCTTCACGGAGCTGGTGAATATCCTTGGACAGTCTTCCGAGAAAAGCGAGCGCGATAAGGAAATCAAGTACCAGAAATTCCGGGAGATGATCGGTGTAGGTCTTAAAAATACCGTGGCCGATGTGGATGCACTGGCCTTTGATTATGTGGTGATCGATGAAGCGCACCGGTGTAAAAACGTCTTTGCTTCGGTAAAAGCCGATGAGGACAATGGCAAGCGCTACAGTATTCAAAGTGCGGTTTCAGAAACCGGTCAAAAGGCATTTTTGATCCTCAATTACATTCAGCGTAAGTATGGCCGAAATACCATGCTGCTTACCGCTACGCCTTTTACCAATTCGCCTTTGGAGATCTATTCCATGCTCTCCCTGGTAGGTTACGAAAGCCTTGTAAGCAGTGGGATTTACAACATCGATACCTTCTTCGACCTTTTTGTTCTTCCTACCATTGAGTGGACGGCCAACTACAAGGAAGAGATTGTGGAGAAGGAGGTGATTAAGAGCTTCACCAACCGCAGGGTGTTGCAGAAGCTCATCTACAACCACATTCTTTACAAAACTGGTGAGGAGGCCGGGGTAAAGCGTCCAAAGAAGATCAATCTCCCGATGATCTACAACCTTTTGGAGGACAAGCCTGAACAGCGTTTGCCGGTAAAGGATCAGGCGCTCACCTACATCAATATGACTCCATTCCAGCGCGAGAATCAAAATAAGATTGTTTCGCTGGCCAAGAAGTCCACGGAAGGAAAGTTGGATATGGGCAATCTCTTCAGGGCCCTGGCCTATAGCCTGGATAACGCACTTTCTCCTTATTTACTGGGTGGCCAGCCGGAGGACTACCGGGAGTTTGTAAAGAACTCACCAAAAATCGCCTACGTGATGGAGTGTATTGCTTCGGTGAAGGACTACCACAAAAAACGGGGTGAGGAAGTTTCGGGCCAGGTGATCTACATGAACCGGGGAAAGCAGTTCTTCCCGATGATCAAGGAGTACCTGGAAGAGGAGCTGGGATTTAAGCGAGGTGTAACTTATTCGAAGGTCAAAGTAGATGAAGTGGAAATCATCTCTTCTGATATCAATGATACCCGAAAGGAGAATGTCAAGGAAGCCTTTTTGGAAGGGGTGGTAAAGGTCATCATAGGTACGGCTACCATACGGGAGGGTATTGACCTCCAAAAACGCGGGACTGTAATCTACAACTGCTACCCCGAATGGAACCCCACCGATATCCGGCAACTCGAAGGCCGCATCTGGCGACAAGGCAACCAATTTGAATATGTACGGGTGGTGATGCCGCTCATCCAGGATTCCATGGACGTTTTTGTATTCCAAAAACTGGAAGAGAAAACCGCCCGGATCAATGACATCTGGTTCCGGGGTGATCGTGGCAATGTGCTTGACCTGGAAAGCCTGGATCCACAGGAAGTGAAACTGGCACTGATCACTGACATCGACCGGTTGGTGCGCATGTTCTTTGACCAGGAAAAAGAAGAGCTACAGCGCCAATGGAAACGCATTCGCCATTCCATCTCCCTGATTGAGGAGATCAAGCGGGATATCCAGTATTACCGCTCTTACCGGGAAAAATCCATTGAGGCCTTGCGGGCTTTCCTGGCTTCTCTCAAAAACAGCCATTGGCTAAGCGAAGACCAGGAGGAGAAAGGCGAAGCATCTAAAGTTCGGAAAAAGGCTGTTCAGCTCCATGATGATCTGGAAGAGTTGCTTTCTGCCACCGAGATGGGGGATAAGGAGATTATCGCCATGGGGCGAAAGATCGATGCTAGTTACTCTATGCTAGGGGTGTATTTCTCCAACAAATGGTACCTGGAGTATTTGAAGGAATACGTTTCCAAGGTGCGAAAGACTGAGAAAACCGTGCTCAAAAGCAAAGGCTTTAGCATCGATTCTGACCTCGATATGGTATTGGCCACTTACACCAAGGAACAAGATGCCTTGACCACTCAAGCCGACCGGTATAAAGGGGGTAAAGAGAGTCCACGTTGGTCAGAGCTTAGAAGTGAGATCCAAGAGAAGAAATCTGCGCTCCAGGTGGAGGGCAAAACGGCCAGGGAACGCGCTGCGGAGTTTGCCCGTCTCAATTACCTATTGGACTACAAGGTGGAATTACCATCCCGGACTGAGCCAGAGGAAGAAGCTGAATTTGAAATCATCGATGAAGAAGACAGTACCCTGGAACTGGAAGCCCTTGCCCTTGAATTAGAACTTGAACTTTTAGCAATTTAA
- a CDS encoding JAB domain-containing protein encodes MKRYDIPSHAGTIVLDGVDLNELELQISDIERDFKVREIDITFKEEKLYDNQVRHSSDAYKFIKEVIFDGMEIQEHFVVLYMNQANRITGYYKHSKGTINSTQVDIEIITAVAIKTLSKAMIISHNHPSGNTRPSEADRRMTKRLKEAASMFDISVLDHIICTADNYYSFADNSEGSLSGPSEESVVTAMRERILQGLRQVTEANSPNIHRMIQTKEGYRKLEERILEKVLRDNRIPEAVIPQIEMEWN; translated from the coding sequence ATGAAACGATACGATATACCCTCACATGCCGGTACCATTGTTCTGGATGGGGTTGATCTGAATGAACTGGAATTACAAATCAGCGACATCGAACGCGACTTTAAAGTCCGGGAAATTGACATCACCTTCAAAGAAGAAAAGCTTTACGACAACCAGGTTCGACATTCTTCAGATGCTTATAAGTTTATCAAGGAGGTCATCTTCGATGGCATGGAGATCCAGGAGCATTTTGTGGTGCTCTACATGAATCAAGCTAATAGGATCACAGGCTATTACAAGCACTCGAAGGGCACCATCAACTCTACCCAAGTGGATATCGAAATCATTACGGCCGTGGCCATCAAAACTCTGTCCAAGGCTATGATCATTTCGCACAATCATCCCAGCGGGAATACCCGTCCCAGTGAAGCGGATCGCAGAATGACCAAACGTCTTAAAGAAGCGGCTTCTATGTTTGACATCAGTGTTCTGGATCACATCATCTGTACCGCGGACAACTATTACTCTTTCGCGGACAATAGCGAAGGCTCGCTCTCCGGTCCATCGGAAGAGTCTGTGGTTACGGCCATGCGTGAGCGTATTCTCCAAGGCTTGCGCCAGGTGACTGAGGCTAATTCTCCCAACATTCATCGTATGATTCAAACCAAGGAAGGCTACCGAAAGCTGGAAGAGCGCATCCTGGAAAAGGTGCTGCGTGATAACCGGATTCCAGAAGCAGTGATCCCTCAAATTGAAATGGAATGGAACTGA
- a CDS encoding Eco57I restriction-modification methylase domain-containing protein, with amino-acid sequence MAIESFIKRKDAAGEPYSVADKAFISAYEGAGGLASKGATGQGLLHEFYTPEWLCKKMWELAHFHGYDGGSILEPSCGTGRFLKDAPAKTSITAFEINPVSARITEVLYPKATVYNQYFETAFLKAPRFTSALPNGKTWLEHSPFSLVISNPPYGKHVNQYSAFFKKEKFKQLETFFMFKSLQLLKSGGLLVFVTSSNIIRSGISYQSEKDRISELADLIDAYRLPPVFKHSSVPTDIIILRRK; translated from the coding sequence ATGGCTATAGAATCCTTCATCAAAAGGAAGGACGCTGCCGGAGAACCTTATTCTGTGGCGGACAAAGCTTTTATTTCTGCTTATGAAGGAGCTGGCGGGTTAGCTTCAAAGGGTGCGACCGGGCAGGGTTTATTGCATGAATTCTACACTCCCGAATGGCTTTGTAAAAAGATGTGGGAACTGGCTCATTTTCACGGCTATGATGGTGGCTCCATTCTGGAACCTTCCTGCGGCACCGGTAGGTTTTTAAAAGATGCCCCTGCAAAGACCAGTATTACCGCCTTTGAGATCAACCCGGTTTCCGCTCGTATTACGGAGGTTCTTTACCCCAAGGCTACGGTCTACAATCAATACTTTGAAACAGCCTTTTTAAAGGCACCACGTTTCACCTCTGCCTTGCCAAACGGAAAAACCTGGTTGGAGCATTCGCCTTTTTCCCTGGTCATCTCGAATCCTCCTTATGGCAAGCATGTCAACCAATACTCGGCATTCTTCAAGAAGGAAAAATTCAAGCAGCTGGAGACCTTTTTCATGTTTAAATCCTTGCAGTTGCTCAAATCTGGTGGCCTCTTGGTATTTGTCACTTCCAGCAACATCATCCGCAGCGGCATTTCTTACCAAAGTGAGAAAGACAGGATAAGCGAGCTGGCCGATCTGATTGATGCCTATCGCTTGCCCCCGGTATTCAAGCATTCTTCGGTACCTACTGACATTATAATCCTTAGACGAAAATGA
- a CDS encoding four helix bundle protein, protein MAGSFRDLTVFKKAFSLAMEVFEVTKKFPSEEKYALTDQLRRSSRSVCRAIGEGYRKRQYPKHFSSKMSDADMENSETQISLDFALACQYISEGERNELVVKSEEVGRMLNHMIENPEKYKPRNK, encoded by the coding sequence ATGGCAGGTAGTTTTCGTGATTTGACTGTTTTCAAGAAAGCATTTTCGCTGGCGATGGAGGTGTTTGAGGTTACTAAGAAATTTCCATCCGAAGAGAAGTATGCGCTGACTGATCAATTAAGAAGATCTTCACGATCAGTGTGTCGGGCTATTGGCGAAGGATATAGAAAACGTCAATATCCAAAGCACTTCTCAAGTAAAATGAGTGATGCAGATATGGAAAACTCTGAAACTCAGATTTCTCTTGATTTTGCTTTGGCCTGCCAATATATATCGGAAGGAGAGCGAAATGAACTTGTCGTTAAATCAGAAGAGGTAGGTCGAATGCTCAACCATATGATTGAAAACCCCGAAAAATATAAACCAAGAAATAAATGA
- a CDS encoding AAA family ATPase → MITVQNYLNTACNLDFSSFPEALKKGDDLTRKALAQNGYHSNETIKRVVDTYIEKLNAYVKASGPKQTQKQLTKPAKPSPTKTKKKSPAKAQAKPRAVKKAVAKTEAKPVEMLPEEIRFIRRYVAMHGKVKSKLSVMRLLSSLQKAMLEKRIRKTSSYAKEMLQIQDQLISCAERMGDEAEISISSKHLEHYKEIASSQRIRESIALLKRFVAIHGREGMEERAERLMKAMERMVKKGKIRKDDPYAAKLSEAYKSLKIFLRDKKAAPEITESELNGIYGLLGMPGTKIKPGKPKGLAGVVSSQDLMNMDFETIGLRGKFQELIGDPSVGFTAMVFGQPKSGKSTLMLDFAHHLASHHGEVLYVAFEEGYGYTLKEKITRIGAIHPRLNFSEELPGKLGAYDFVFIDSVSRAGMELDDMIELKNKYPRTSFIFIFHATKDGKFKGGNELAHEVDVIIEVENGMAKGKGRFGQGEMEVRF, encoded by the coding sequence ATGATTACCGTACAGAATTACCTGAATACCGCTTGCAACCTCGACTTTTCATCTTTCCCCGAAGCTTTGAAAAAGGGTGACGATCTTACCCGCAAAGCCTTAGCTCAAAACGGGTACCACAGCAATGAAACCATCAAGCGTGTGGTGGATACCTATATCGAAAAGCTCAATGCCTATGTGAAGGCGAGTGGGCCAAAGCAAACGCAAAAGCAATTAACCAAGCCAGCAAAGCCTAGCCCGACAAAGACAAAGAAGAAATCACCTGCTAAAGCTCAGGCAAAACCCAGGGCTGTAAAAAAGGCTGTTGCCAAGACCGAAGCCAAGCCGGTGGAAATGCTACCGGAAGAGATTCGCTTTATCCGCAGGTATGTGGCCATGCATGGTAAGGTAAAATCCAAATTGTCGGTCATGCGTCTTCTTTCTTCTCTACAGAAGGCCATGCTGGAGAAGCGCATCCGGAAAACTTCTTCTTACGCCAAAGAGATGCTGCAAATCCAAGATCAACTCATCAGTTGCGCGGAACGTATGGGTGACGAAGCAGAAATCAGCATTTCCTCCAAGCATTTAGAGCACTACAAGGAAATTGCTTCATCACAACGGATCCGGGAGTCGATAGCCTTGCTCAAGCGCTTTGTGGCCATTCATGGCCGGGAAGGCATGGAAGAACGGGCCGAGCGCCTGATGAAAGCCATGGAGCGCATGGTAAAGAAGGGAAAGATCCGTAAAGACGATCCTTATGCGGCTAAGCTCAGTGAGGCTTATAAGTCGTTGAAGATCTTCCTGCGGGATAAAAAAGCCGCACCTGAAATTACGGAAAGCGAGCTCAACGGAATCTATGGACTTTTGGGGATGCCCGGAACTAAAATCAAACCGGGTAAACCAAAAGGACTTGCCGGAGTTGTTTCCAGCCAGGATCTCATGAACATGGATTTTGAAACCATCGGCCTCCGTGGGAAATTCCAGGAACTGATCGGTGACCCTTCGGTAGGCTTTACGGCCATGGTATTCGGTCAACCCAAGAGTGGTAAATCTACCCTCATGCTGGACTTTGCGCATCACCTGGCCAGCCATCACGGTGAAGTCTTGTATGTGGCCTTTGAAGAGGGCTACGGCTATACCTTAAAGGAGAAGATTACCCGAATTGGCGCCATTCATCCTCGACTAAACTTTTCCGAGGAATTGCCAGGCAAACTAGGAGCCTACGATTTTGTGTTCATTGACAGCGTGAGCCGGGCTGGAATGGAACTCGATGACATGATCGAACTAAAAAACAAGTATCCACGCACCAGTTTCATTTTCATCTTCCATGCCACCAAGGACGGTAAGTTCAAAGGCGGAAATGAACTGGCCCATGAGGTGGACGTGATTATTGAGGTGGAAAATGGTATGGCCAAAGGGAAAGGGCGGTTTGGTCAAGGGGAGATGGAGGTGAGGTTTTAA
- a CDS encoding cation diffusion facilitator family transporter, which translates to MKKSTFIITKMDCPSEEQMIRMKLEPYSEVKQLSFDIPNRKLEVYHTEEVDKIHQAIRELKLNDHLESTEYEAELPLATDDSQQRKILWWVLGINFGFFVIELTTGWISNSMGLIADSLDMLADSIVYALSLFAVGGAVSRKKKVAKFSGYFQMGLAFLGFSEVLRRFFSESETPLFQWMIVIAILALIGNLVSLWLINKAKSDEAHMQASAIFTSNDIIVNGGVILAGVMVYFLNSKWPDLLIGGIVFAFVMRGAIRILKLSK; encoded by the coding sequence TTGAAAAAAAGCACATTCATAATAACAAAAATGGACTGCCCATCAGAGGAGCAGATGATCCGCATGAAGCTGGAGCCTTATAGTGAGGTAAAGCAACTTTCATTTGATATTCCCAATCGTAAACTGGAGGTATATCACACGGAAGAAGTAGACAAGATCCATCAGGCCATTCGTGAACTTAAGCTCAATGACCACTTGGAAAGTACGGAATATGAAGCTGAGTTGCCGTTGGCTACTGACGACTCCCAACAGCGAAAAATACTTTGGTGGGTGCTGGGCATCAATTTCGGCTTCTTTGTGATAGAGCTGACTACTGGATGGATTTCCAACTCTATGGGCCTGATAGCCGACTCATTGGATATGCTGGCAGATTCCATCGTTTATGCACTAAGCCTGTTTGCAGTTGGTGGTGCTGTTTCCAGAAAGAAGAAAGTCGCTAAATTCAGCGGTTATTTTCAAATGGGATTGGCGTTCTTAGGATTCTCAGAAGTTTTGCGCAGATTTTTCAGCGAAAGCGAAACACCGCTGTTTCAATGGATGATAGTTATAGCAATTCTGGCCCTTATCGGCAACTTGGTTTCCCTATGGTTGATCAATAAAGCCAAAAGCGATGAAGCGCACATGCAGGCCAGCGCCATATTCACTTCCAACGACATTATTGTTAATGGCGGAGTGATCCTGGCCGGTGTAATGGTTTATTTTCTAAACAGCAAATGGCCTGACCTGTTAATTGGTGGAATCGTGTTCGCCTTTGTGATGCGGGGCGCTATTCGCATTTTGAAACTTTCTAAATAG
- a CDS encoding DUF6549 family protein encodes MMNVKTIFTLVAGLVLSLGLCWYLLDAWKEANHSYKRVLGANEALQEDLVQFKTENGQLAAQNRALQLKSKELSYLLPQMASEIKQLGVKLSRAESVSATGFEISTPATVVLRDSLIYDTLAVKIFDYEDGFFDIRGTAIGNRQQLNLAYRDTLVQVVYRGEREKPWLWIFSPRKLMQRVSLKNPNAQIEYTQHIEIED; translated from the coding sequence ATGATGAATGTAAAGACCATATTCACCTTGGTTGCTGGCCTCGTGTTATCGCTAGGACTTTGCTGGTATTTATTAGATGCCTGGAAGGAAGCCAATCACTCCTACAAAAGGGTTTTGGGTGCCAATGAAGCACTGCAAGAAGACTTGGTTCAGTTCAAAACCGAAAATGGGCAGTTGGCCGCACAAAACAGAGCACTCCAGCTAAAGAGCAAGGAGCTTTCGTATTTGCTGCCTCAAATGGCCTCAGAGATCAAGCAATTGGGAGTAAAGCTTTCAAGAGCTGAATCGGTGAGCGCTACCGGGTTCGAGATCTCTACTCCGGCTACTGTAGTACTTCGGGACTCACTTATCTACGATACCCTTGCCGTGAAGATTTTCGACTACGAGGACGGCTTTTTTGACATCCGGGGAACAGCCATTGGCAACCGGCAGCAGTTAAACCTGGCCTACCGGGATACCCTGGTGCAAGTTGTTTACCGTGGTGAGCGGGAAAAACCCTGGCTGTGGATTTTCTCTCCACGAAAGCTTATGCAGCGCGTGAGTTTGAAGAACCCTAACGCACAAATTGAATATACCCAACACATTGAAATTGAAGATTGA